In Desulfomicrobium macestii, the DNA window CGTCGTTTATGGCCCGGGCCGGGAGGCCGAGTTCCGGGACGGGCACGCCGACCAGCACGGCCAGGGCGTTTTCATCCATGGCCACCTGGGCCGTGAGGCGCGCGACCTCGGCCTGGGCCACGGCCACGACTTCCTCGGCCTGATGGCGGGCCAGTTCCGTGCTCATGCCGTGGGCCAGTTGGGCCATGGTCAGATCAAGGGTTGCCTGGCGGCTTTCAAGGGTTTCCCGGGCCAGAGCAAGATGTTCGCGGTCTCCGGCCAGGGTCAGATAGCCCCTTGCGACCTGGGACACGAGGCTGATGTGCGCGGCCCGCCGGGCCTCCTCCGTGGCCAGGTAGCTCTCCAGGGCCGAGTCCTCAAGGCTCTTCACCCGGCCGAAGAAGTCAAGCTCGAAGGAGGAGATTCCAAGCCCCACGTTCCACTGCCGGTCAATGCCCTCGATCCCGCCGTGCAGGTCCGCAGGCAGACGCTGGTTCGAGTTCTGGCCCGAGGCGTCGATGTTCGGGATACGGTCGGCGCGGGCGATGCCGAACTGGGCGCGGGCCTTGTCCATGGCCAGCACGGCCTGACGCAGGCTTCGGTTCTGGTTCAGGGCCGTGGATATGAGCTTTTGCAGGGCCGAGTCGGGGAACACGTCTCGCCAGCCAAGCTCGTCCACTCCGGCCAGGGGGCCGGTCTGGGTCGGTGCGTTCCAGGCCTCGGGCACGGGCATGGCCGGGCGCTCCCGTTCAGGAGCGAGGGTGGCGCAGCCGCTCAAGGCGACGAGCGCGATCACGAGTATCAATCTTCGCATGGGTGCCCTCCGGGGATGATGGCGCGAGTGGTCGATTTTTTGGGTTCCTTGCGGGAAAGTCCCAGCTTGGCCACGATGACGAAGAAGACCGGGATGAGCAGGGAGCCGATGATGGTCGAGGCGATGGTGCCGCCGATGACGCCCGTGCCGATGGAGTTCTGTCCGCCCGAACCCGCGCCGGAGTTCAGGGCCAGGGGCAGGACGCCAAGGCCGAAGGCCAGGGAGGTCATGAGGATGGGCCGCAGACGTTGCCGGGCCGCCTCGACCACCGCGGTCATGAGATCCATGCCCGATTCGGCCAGGCTCTTGGCGAACTCGACGATGAGGATGGCGTTTTTGGCCGCCAGGCCCATGGTCGTGAGCAGGCCGACCTGGAAGTAGACGTCATTGGTCAGGCCGCGCAGACTGACGGCGGCCAGGGCTCCGACGACGCCGATGGGCACGACCAGGATGACCGATGCGGGAAGGCTCCAGCTTTCATACAGGGCCGCCAGGCACAGGAATACGACGATGATGGAGAGACCGTAGAGCATGATGGTCTGCGAGCCTGCCTGACGTTCCTGGAAGGACAGGCCGGTCCAGGAGAAGCCGATGCCTTCGGGCAACTGACTGGCCAGGCTCTCCATGGTCGCCATGGCCTGCCCGGAGCTCTTGCCCGGAGCGGGCGCGCCGAGAATCTGCATGGCCGGAACGCCGTTGTAGCGCTCCAGGCGCGGCGAGCCCGAGGTCCAGTGCGCCGTGGCGAAGCTCGACATGGGCACCATCTGGCCGGATTTTCCGCGCACATGCCACCGGGCCAGATCCTCGGGCATCATGCGGTAGGGTGCCTCGCCCTGCATGATGACCTTCTTGACGCGGCCCTTGTCCAGGAAGTCGTTGACGTAGGAGCTGCCCCAGGCCGTGGCGATGACGCCGGTCACATCGGACACGGCAAGGCCCAGGGCGCCTGCCTTGTCCCAATCGATGTCGATGCGGTACTGCGGCGTGTCATCCAGACCGTTGGGGCGGACCATGGCCAGGTCAGGATGCTGTCTGGCCATGCCGAGGAGCTGGTTGCGGGCGGCCGTGAGCTTTTCGTGGCCGAGGCCCGCCATGTCCTGCAACTCGAAGTCGAACCCGGCCGCGTTGCCCAGTTCCATCACCGCAGGAGGGGAAAAGGCGAAGACCTGCGCGTCGCGGTACTGCGAGAACGCGGCCATGGCCCGTCCGGCGATGGCTTTGACGTGCATGTCGGGAGTCTTGCGCACGCTCCAGTCCTTGAGACGCACGAAGCACATGGCCGTGTTCTGACCGCTTCCGGCGAAGCTGAAGCCAGCCACCGCCATGAGCGATTGCACGGAGTCCTTCTCGGTTTCCAGGAAGTGATTTTCGATGCGCTCCAGCACATCAAGGGCGCGGTCCTGGGTCGCGCCGATGGGCAGCTGGACCTGCACGAAGAGGATGCCCTGGTCCTCGTCGGGAAGAAAACCCGTGGGCAGGCGCTGGAACAGGAACATCATGGCCGCGAGGATGAGCGCATAGAGGACCAGCGAGCGGCCCCAGCGCCGGGTCATGGACCCGACCAGCTTCTGATACCCATTGGCCGTGCGGTCGAAGCCGCGGTTGAACAGGCCGAAGAAGCCGCGTTTGCCCTGGCCGGGCTTGGCGGGCTTTAGCATTGTGGCGCACAGGGCCGGGGTCAGGATCAGGGCCACCAGGACGGAGAGGACCATGGCCGAGACCACGGTGATGGAGAACTGGCGGTAGATGACGCCCGTGGACCCGCCGAAGAAGGCCATGGGCACGAACACGGCGGACAGCACCAGGGCGATGCCGACCAGGGCCCCGGAGATCTGGGTCATGGACAGATGGGTCGCGTCCTTGGCCGACAGGCCGTCCTCGTGCATGATGCGCTCGACGTTCTCGACCACGACGATGGCGTCGTCCACCAGCAGGCCGATGGCCAGGACCATGGCGAACATGGTCAGGGTGTTGATGGAGTAGCCAAAGGCCGCCAGCACCCCAAAGGTGCCGAGCAGAACCACGGGCACGGCGATGGTCGGGATGAGCGTGGCCCGGAAGTTCTGCAGAAAGAGGTACATGACCAGAAAGACCAGCACGACGGCTTCAAGCAGGGTGCGGATCACCTCCTCGATGGAGATGCGCACGAAGGGCGTGGTGTCGAAGGCTTCCACGACCTTCATCCCGGCCGGAAAGGTCGAGCTGATGCTGTCCGTGTATTCGGCGATGGCCTCGACGGTCTTCAGGGCGTTGGCGCCGGTGGCCAGCTTGATGGCTAGGGCCGCCGCGGGCTGACCGTTGAAGCGGGAGACGATCTGCGAATTCTCGGCGCCCAGTTCCACCTTGGCCACGTCGCCCAGTCGCACCGTGGAGCCGTCGGTATGCACTTTCAGGAGGATGTTCCGGAATTGCTCCGGAGTCTGCAGGCGATCCTGAACGCTGACCGTGAAGTTGATGCGCTGTTCCTCCACAGAGGGCAGTCCGCCCAGCTGTCCTGCGGATATCTGGGCATTTTGGGCCTTGATGGCTGCCGCGACGTCGGCGGGCGTGAGGCTGTAGGAGTGCAATTTGTCAGGGTTGAGCCAGATGCGCATGGCGTGCTGCGAGCCGAACAGGGTGACCTCGCCGACGCCTTCCACGCGGCTCATGCCGTCGAGCACATTGGCGGCCACATAGTCGGCCAGTTCGGCCCTGGCCATGGAGCCGTCCTCGGACACGAATCCGAGTACCTGCACGAAGTTTCTGACCGCTTTCGTGACCTGCACGCCCTGGGCCTGCACTTCCTGCGGCAGCAGCGACATGGCCAGCTGCAGCTTGTTCTGGACCTGCACCTGGGCAATGTCCGGGTTGGTGCCGGCCTTGAAGGTCAGGGTGATTTCGGCCTGACCCGAGGACTGGCTGGTCGAGGACATGTAGTCCAGGTTGTCGATGCCCTTCATCTTCTGTTCGATGACCTGCGTGACCGCGTCTTCGAGCGTCTTGGCGGAGGCGCCGGGATAGGTCGCGCTGATGGCCACGGAAGGCGGAGCGATGGGCGGATACTGGGATATGGGCAGGCCGGTTATGGCCAGCACGCCGCCAAGCATGGCGGCGATGGCCAGAACCCAGGCGAATACCGGGCGATTGATGAAAAAATGTGCCATGAGAGCTCCTTACATTGTGTCTTTTGCGACACGGACCTGCACGCCGGGGCGCGCCTTCTGCAAACCTTCGACGACCACTCGGTCTCCGGCGGCCAGTCCCTGGCGCACAACCCAGTCACCATCGACCGCCCGGTCCAGTTCCAGGGGGCGGACAGCCACCTTTTCCTCGCCGTCCACGATCATGGCCATGGCTTTGCCATGCGCGTCGCGGACCACGGCCTGTTGCGGAATGAGCAGCGCATTGGCCAGCACCCCCTCCTCGACGACGGCGCGGACGTACATGCCCGGCAGAAGGTCGCGTTCGGGGTTGGGGAAGACGGCGCGCAGGGTGACGGAGCCGGTGCTCTGATCCACGCTGGCCTCGGCCAGTTGCAGGATGCCCTCATGGGCATAGGTTGCGCCGTCTTCGAGGATCAGGCGGACTTTTGTCGCGGCTGCGCCGGCGGACTGGACGGCCCCGCTCTTGAGGGCGTGCTTCATGCGCAAAAGTTCAACGTTGGACTGGGTGAGATCCACATAGATGGGGTCGAGTTGCTGCACCGTGGCCATGGCCTGGGCCTGATTGGCCGTGACCAGGGCGCCCGGGGTGATGGTGGACCGACCGATGCGGCCGCTTATGGGCGAGAGGACCCTGGTCCGCTCAAGATCGATGTGCGCGGCGCCAAGCTCGGCCTGCGCCGCGGCCACATTGGCCTCCGCCAGGGCCAGGGCGGCCTGGACCTCGTCGTGGTCCTGCTGGCTGACGGCCTTGGTGCGGATCAGGTCACGATAGCGCACCGCTTTCAGCCGGGCGGGCTCCAGTTCGGCCTTGGCCTTGGCCACTGCCGCCTTGGCGCGGGCCACGGCCACTTCATAGGTCGAAGGGTCGATCTGGTAGAGCAGATCGCCGGATTTGACCTCGGTCCCTTCCTCAAAGGCCCGCTTCAGGATGATGCCGCCCACCTGCGGCCGGATCTCGGCCATCTGGTATACGGCGGTGCGTCCCGGCAATTCCGTGGTCAGACGGACGTTTGTTTCCTGCATGGTGACCACGGCCACTTCCGGAGCGGGAGCAACCTGGGCTGCGGCTGGCTGGTTGGCTTGCGACGGCTTGTTCCAGGCGAGATAGCCAAGGCCGACGGCGACCACGACGACAACGGGAATAAGTATTTTCTTCATTTGGTCCTTCCAGGATTTCTTGTTTTGAAAATATTATGTGAACGGTCGTTCACTTTAAGGGCAAAAAAAAATTAAGGGGATACGCCTCGGACAAACATTTTCCAGTTGGCCTCGGCCTGGGTCTTGGGATCAATCATGTCGCCGCGCCTGCTGTACAGGATGGCGATGGTCAGGAACTGACCCAGAAACTGCACGAAGATCTCATCGGCATCGATGTCGTCGCGGATTTCCCCGGCAATCTGGCCCTGGCGGATGATCCCGGCCACCTCGGACTGGTGCCGCTGATGGTTCTTCAGCAGGCGCTCCCGCAGGTGGTTCTCGTCACTCCACAGCGCGTCCGAGAGCACGAGGTTGGGTAGCGCCCGGTAGCGCTCGACCACGCTGATGTGCAGGTCGTAGCAGCGGCGCAGCTTGGTCAGTGCGGGGCCCGGTTCCTTGATGGCCTGGCGGATTCCTTCGGTCTTGACGTCGTCGAGCAGGTCCAGGACGCTGGCCAGTATGTCGGCCTTGCCGCCTGGAAAATGCCTGTACAGGGCCGGCGCGGTCACGCCCACGGCGCGGGCCACGTTGCGCGCGGTGAGGGCCCCGACACCCTGGTCGGCAACCAGTGCGAGGGCCGCTTCGGCGATCTGTTCGCGACGGATTATGGTGGTGAGTCTCTTTGCCATGGAGGGGCTAGTTAACGACCGTTCACTTTGTCGTCAAGAGCAAAATGTGAGGTGGAAGGAAGAAATTTTGGTGTGATTGTGCGGAGGGGTGGAGTCAGAATGCTAAAAAGATTGAAGAGATTAGGGATTTGTGCGGCCAGCGGCCCGTTGCCGCCATGGCCTTGAGGCCCGCCGGAACTCCTTCGCGGGCCTCGTAGAGTTGAATCGTTGCGTGCAGGGCGGAAATTTCTGGGCAGTGCGCCCGGCAACGATTCAACAAACGATGCCTGGCTCAGTCAGACAGCCGACGCGCCTCAAGACCATGACGGCAACGGACCTTGAGGTACTGGCGGGTGGTAGCTGGTCGTGATTGAGGGAGGGTTGGAGTCAGAATATTGATAAGATTTCGGAGATTTAGGGTGTTGCGCGATTAGTGCTCCGTTGCCATCATGGGCTTGAGGTACTGGCGGGTGGTTGCTGGTCGTGATTGAGGGAGGGTTGGAGTCAGAATGTTGGAAAGATTTCGGAGGGTTAGGGTGTTACGCGATTAGTGCTCCGTTGCCACCATGGGCTTGTGGTGCTGGCGGGTGATTGCTGGCCGTGATTGTGGGAGGATTGGAGTCATTGTTTGAAGAAGATTGGGGAGATTAAGGGGTAATGTGCGACCGGCGGTCCGTTTCCGTCATGGCCTTGTGTTGAAAAAAAAAGTACTTGCACTTTGCAGGGGCATTTATTAGCAAGATGAGAATTATTCCTGATAACAAAAACATTCAAGGAGAATACCAATGAGCAAGACCACCGAGAATTTGAAAGAGGCTTTTGCCGGAGAATCCCAGGCCAACCGTAAGTATCTGGCTTTCGCCAAGAAGGCCGAAGAAGAAGGGCTGCCGCAGGTTGCCAAGTTGTTCCGGGCTGCGGCGCACGCCGAGACCATTCACGCCCATGCCCACCTTCGCCTCATGAAGGGTATCGGCTCCACGGCCGAGAATCTCAAGGAAGCCGTGGCCGGTGAAACGCATGAATTCAAGTCCATGTATCCGGCCATGATCGCCGATGCCCAGGCCGAAGGCGAAAAGGCTGCCGAGAAATATTTCGTTTTCGCCAACCAGGCCGAGGAATGCCACGCAAACCTCTACTCCAAGGCGGCGGAAAAGATGGGTGAGCTGGCGGCAGTGGACTACTATGTCTGCAGCATCTGCGGTCACATCCATGAAGGCGAGCCTACCGAAAAGTGTCCGATCTGCGGCGCGCCGGCCAAGGCATACGGCGTCGTGGCCTAGAGGCCTTGAGCCTTCCCGCCGGATTGCTGGAAAAGCCGCGTTCCCCTTTCGGGAGCGCGGCTTTTCAAATGAAAAAGGCCATGCATCACTGCACGGCCTTTTTTTGTGGATTATTTTCGGGTGTTATCTTCTGGGGGCCGGGGCGCTCGGGCGGGCCTTGGCCTTGGTGAAGGCCAGTTCGGTGCCCTTGCCCTTGTTGAACATGGCCAGCACCCTTTCGGCATCATGGAAGGGCAAGGAAACAAAGGCGAAGGTTTCCATGATCTGGATGTCCCAGATTTTCTTGGGCGGGATGTTGCACTTGTCGCCAAGGAAGGTCAGCAGACGCTTGGGCGTCAGACCATCCTTGCGGCCCTGGGTCACGAAGAGGCGGGACTTGCCCGTCTTGTCCACCACGAAGGCGTCTCCGATCTCCTTGTAGTTGGAGGCGTCAAGCTCCTCCTGGAACATGTACTGCAACAGGGCGGCCAGGGTTTCGCGGGGCTTGCTCTGGTCGAGGAGTTCCTGGGCCATGCCCATGAATTCAAGCTCCGGCTCCGTGGTCATGATTTCCTGCAGTTCCGCACGGATGCGTCCCTTCTTCATGTCGATGACATCGGAGACCTTGGGCAGCCTGGCCTTGCGGATGTCTGTGCGGGCATGCTTGCTGATGAACTGCAGACGGCGGTACTCGGACGGCGTGATGAAGGTGATGGCAATGCCCTGCTTGCCGGCCCGGCCGGTGCGGCCGACGCGGTGCACGTAGGCTTCCGGGTCATGAGGCAGATCGAAATTGATGACGTGGGTCAGGTCGTGGACGTCAATGCCGCGCGCGGCCACGTCGGTGGCGACCAGGATCGTGACCAGCTTCTTCTTGAACTTGATCAGGATCTTCTCGCGCAGGCTCTGGGACATGTCGCCGTGCAGGGTGTCCGCGTCGTAACCGCGTTCCATGAGGCGCTGGGATACGGCGTCGGCGTCGACCTTGGTGCGGGTGAAGACAAGTCCGTAGAATTCCGACTCCATGTCGATGATCCGGCACAGGGCCTCGAATTTGTCGCTCATGGCGACCTCGAAGTAGATCTGGTCGGTCTGGGGGGCGGTCAGCTGGTTGGATTCGGCCCTAATGACCTGATAATCGCCCATGTATTTCTTGGCGATGCGCAGGATTTCAGGCGGCATGGTCGCGGAGAAGAGCATGGTGCGTTTTTCGGAGCCCGTCTGTTCCATGATCTCCAGCACGTCGTCCAGAAAGCCCATGTTCAGCATCTCGTCGGCCTCGTCGAGGATCAGGAAACGGATGCCCGAAAGATTGAGGCTGCCCCGGCGCAGGTGGTCGAGCACGCGGCCCGGTGTCCCGACAACCACGGACACGCCCTTCTTGAGGCTTCTGAGCTGGATATCCATGGACTGGCCGCCATAGATGGGGGCGACGTTGATGGTCCGGCCGCCGCGCAGGGAGTTGATCTCCTCGGCCACCTGGATGGCCAGTTCGCGGGTCGGGGCGAGAACGAGGGCCTGCACCGTGCGGATGTCAGGGTCGAGCATTTCGAGCAGCGGCAAGCCAAAGGCCGCAGTCTTGCCAGTGCCGGTCTGGGCCTGGGCGACGATGTCGTTCTCCCCGGTCAATACGGCCGGGATGGTCTTGATCTGGATGGGGGTTGGCTCTTCGAAACCCTTACGGGACAGAGCCTGGATGGTCAGTTCGGATAAGCCTAAATCAGAAAATGTAGTCATATTAATACCTTGCGGGCATGAGCCTCGCGGTCAAAAGAAAACCCGGCTCTGGAACCGGGCCCTTACCGTGAGGCCGACTGTCCAAGGCGGGAAACAAGCATTTCGAAAACGTGTGGAACCGGATCGAAGAGCGAACATGCTCAAGAAAGGTCGTGCGGAAAAGGAGGAATCCCCTCAAGAAATGCTCGGGGTATATATATTTTACTTTTGGGCTTGGCAAGAGATAATTTTTAAAATCGAAAAGAAATGAAAGGGGGCGAGTTCAGGCTCCCCCCCAGGCTTCGGGCTTAGCGCCGCATGGCGATCCCGGCCAGACTTTCCAATTCCTCGGAGAGTCCCAGGGCCTGAGTCATGGTTTCCCCGCGACAGACAAGTCCGTGGTTGTCCATGAATACGGCCTCGAAATCCCTGCTGGCCACGCCCACTGCTTGCCCCAGTTCCGGGGTGCCAGGCCGGTGGGCGGGCACGCGGGTCAGCTTGTCGGCGAAGACCCGGCCTTCGAAGAGGGGCAGGTCAAGAAGAGGACCTTCCCCGCGCAGGGACAGGGCCAGAAGTTTCGGCGGATGGGTGTGCACGATGGCCCGGGCCAGGGGCTGGTTGCGGTACACCTCAAGATGTACGGCAAGCTCCGAGGAGGCCCGCACCGATGTCAGGGGCGTTCCCGTGGCCAGATCTACCACGGCCAGATCCCGGGGCCCAAGGTGTCCCTTGGCACTGCCCGTGGCCGTGATCACAACGCGCTCCCCTTGTCGCATGCTCACGTTGCCGTTGAATCCGGCGAAGAGTCCACGCAGCCAGCCGTCGCGGGCGGCCGAGAGAATGGCCTGGCCCGTATCGGGATTGACCAGGGATGAGAATTCGGCTGTGCCCTGGAGCGTGGCGTTGTCGGGCTTTATGTCGATGACGGGAGTTCCGTCGATGACCTCAAGGGGGTGCACCTTCAAGCGCAGACCCTCGCGGCCGAGGATGCGAACCGCATGCAGGCCGATGGGTGTGGGGCGGTCGGGGGAACGGGTCGAGAAGATGCCGCGCATGGGCAATTTGCGGTTCCCCTGAGGGTGGCAGCGCAGCACGGCCTGATCGCCCTTGTGCATCCAGGTCAGGACCAGGATGGCGTCTCCGACCTGAAGGTCCGTGGCTGCGGGCTCGAAGTCCGGGGCCAGCTCGATCCAGACCGGGGGCATGGAGGTATCGCCGTATTTCGGGCACTGGTCACGGCTGACGAGATGGGAGCGGACGGTGCCGATGACGCGAGGGTTCATGAGTAATATCCTTGCTGCGGTTTTGGGGCCTCGAACATCATGCTTACCGCCCGTCATTTTGGCCGTCAAATGCAAGGCGTCCTCGATCCACCCTCGCTCATCCTCCGTGGCTTTTCGGTGTAAATCACATGACGGTTTCCAAGTGAAATTTGGGGCGATGCTTGTATTGAAATTGTGAAAAGGGTAGCACTTGATACGTTTTCAACCACAACCTCGGAGCGCGCATGAACCGCTTCTCCACCAGCCTTCTGGGTGAAGCCAAGACTCTGCTTCTGGCCACGGACGGCTCCATTTTCAGTGACGGAGCGCTGCAGGAGGCCATCTTTTTCGGGCAGGCCTGCGGTGCCCGGCTGATTGTTCTGCATGTGGTCAAAATCGATGTCGAATCCCTCAAATCCGCCAACGCCAGGGTCACCCGCGCTCAGCAGGAGATCGCTCCGTACATGGAGGACATCCGCAAGATGGCCAGGGACAGCGGGGTGGAGTGCGAGACCGTGGTGGTCGGTTCCTCGGTGCCCGAGCACGCCATCGTCGAGCAGGCCAGGATGCGCGAGGCCGATGTCATCATCATGGGCCGTCATGGCCGGGCCGGACGGCTGTATCTGATGGTGGGCAGCATGACTTCGAAGGTCATCGGGCTCGGTTTTCCCATGGTGCTCATGCTCCCCAAGGATTTCACGATGACCGGGTCCCATGTGCTGGTGGCCGTGGACGATTCGCCCAACAGTCGTCTGGCCGTCGAGGAGGCCCTGAGTCTGGGGCTCTGCTGCGTGACCCTGGAGAGGCTGACCTTCGTGGCGGTCGCGCGGCGGGAGAGCGGTCTGCCCGAGGCCGAAAAAATGGTCGAGGACATCTGTGCCCGAGGCCGGGAAAAGTGGCCGCGGATTCACTTTGAGGCCGTGGCCGGGGTTGGGCATGCATCGAACGTCATCGTGCGCGCCGCCGAGGAACGCAACGTGGACATGATCATGATCGGCGGCATGGTTTCGGGGCCGCTGCCCAAAATGTTCGGCGGCCGGGTGACCAAGGAAGTCTGCGGGTGGGCGCACTGCGCGGTGCTGGTGGTCACCGCCTAGGAGCCCGTCCAAAATCCGTTCTGGACTGCGTTGCTCCCCGATTCTGAAGGGCTCATGTAGGTAAGCTACACATCGCCCTTCAGAATCGGCTCGCGCCTTGCCAGAACGAATTTTGAACGGACTCCGGCTTCAATAGGAAAATTTGACTGAGCGGCAGGTGCGGGCCCTCGATTTTTTTTGTTCCTCCCATCTCACCATTTTGGAACAGCCTGGGCGTTGTAATTTTTGAACATCGAATCATCTGACAAGGAATGGTCTCATGTCGGTCAGGCTTTTGCGATTCTTTCCCTTTCTCGCTTGGTTTCCGTTCAGCGCGCTGGTCGTGCGGGCCGATCTGATGGCCGGGATCACCGGCGCGCTGGTGCTTGTCCCCAAGGCCATGGCCTATGCCCAGCTCTCGGGCCTGCCGCTGTATTTCGGCCTGTACACGGCCTTTGTGCCGGCCATCATAGGGGCCCTGTGGGGATCGTCCAGGCAGCTGGCCACGGGGCCGGTGGCCATCGTTTCGCTCATGACCGCCGCTGCCGTGACTCCGCTTGCGGTCTCGAACACGCCTGAATACATCGGTTTCGCCCTGCTTCTGACCCTGCTGGTGGGTCTCGTGCAATTTCTTTTGGGTGTGATCAAACTCGGCACCATCGTCAATTTCGTGTCCCATCCGGTCATCCTCGGGTTCATGAACGCGGCCGCCATCATCATCGGCCTGTCCCAGCTGGACCTGCTGCTGGGCATCCCCAAGGGCCGCAGCGACTTTTTTCTGGGGGATGTCTGGGAAATGCTCCGGCTGCTCCCGCAGACCCATTTGCCGACTCTGGGGATGACCTTCTTCGGGCTGGCCCTCATTCTCGTCATCAAGAGGATTCCGCCCCTGTCCAAGGCCAGCGTTCTCGTCGCGGTGGTCATCACCATAGTGGTCAGCGCCGCCATCGGCTACGACCAGCGCGGTACCGCCGTGCTCGACGACCTGGCAACCCCTCGGGCCCGGGATCTCGTGATCCAGTATGAAGAAAATCTGCGACGGATGGAACATCTGGGCGGCGAGGTGGCCGAGCTTTCCGCGCGGCAGCGGCGGGCGGAAAAGGACGGCTCAGTGTGGATGGCCGCAGGACTGCGGCACCAGACCGAGCTCGCGCGGCTGGACATGCACTCCCTGGAGCGGCGGCACAACGAGCTTCTGCGCGGCGTGCGGCAACTGCGCTTCGTGCGCCCTGAAGGCGAGGAGACTGGCCGTCTCTACCTGCTTGGCGACTCTCCGGAGGGCATGCAGACCGATGACCGCGCCTGGCACATCAAGAGCGTCGATCATGGAGTCATGAAGCTGGTCGGCGGCGGGGATGTCGTCGGGCCGGTCCCGGCGGGGCTGCCGGCCCTGACCATCCCGACGCTGAGCCTCGATGCCGTGATGCAATTGCTGCCCTCGGCCCTGATCATCGCCCTGGTCGCCTTCATGGAGTCCATCTCCATGGCCAAGGCCCTGGCCAGCAAGGCGCGGCAGCATGTCGATCCCAATCAGGAACTCATAGGTCAGGGGCTGGCCAATATCGGCGGGTCTTTTTTTCAGGCCTATCCGGCCTGCGGATCCTTCACCGGCTCGGCCATCAACATGCAGGCCGGGGCAAAAACAGGGCTGGCCATGGTCTTCAACGGCGTCTTCGTGGCCGTGACCCTGCTGTTCTTTACGCCCCTGCTCCACCACTTGCCCAAGGCCGTGCTGGCCGTAATTATTGTCATGGCAGTCACCAGCCTGATCACGCCCCACGCCTTCATGCACACGTGGAAGGCCAACAGGGGAGACGGCGTCGTCGCCCTGGTGACCTTCGCCGTGACGCTGCTCGCAGCGCCGCATCTGGACAAGGGCATCATGACCGGGGCGGCCCTGTCCATCGGCCTCTACCTCTATCGCACCATGGCCCCGCGTGTGGCGGTGCTCGGGCGCTATGCCGACGGAACCCTGCGGGACGTGAGCGTACACAAGGCCCTGGCGACCTCGACCCTGGTCACGGTCATGCGCTTCGACGGCTCGCTGTATTTCGCCAATGTGACGTATTTCGAGGACATGGTGCTGGGGGCTGTGGCCGAACACAAGGACGCGAAATTTCTGCTGGTGGTCGGGGATGCCATCAATTCCATGGATTCATCGGGCGAGGAGATGCTGCAGAATCTGGTGGGGCAGCTGCGCGAGACCGGCGTGCAGATCGTCTTTTCGGGGCTCAAGAAGCAGGTGCTCGACGTGATGCGGGCCACCGGACTTTATGAGCGCATCGGCGACGAAAACATCTTTGCCACGGAGTGTCAGGCCCTCAAGGCCATCTTCGCCCGGCTGGGCCAGGAAGTGGAGGACGACGCGCTTTTCGCCCACGTCAAGGTCATGGTCTGCTGACGGGCGCTTGAAAATTCCGGCCATGAAATGAA includes these proteins:
- a CDS encoding DEAD/DEAH box helicase, which gives rise to MTTFSDLGLSELTIQALSRKGFEEPTPIQIKTIPAVLTGENDIVAQAQTGTGKTAAFGLPLLEMLDPDIRTVQALVLAPTRELAIQVAEEINSLRGGRTINVAPIYGGQSMDIQLRSLKKGVSVVVGTPGRVLDHLRRGSLNLSGIRFLILDEADEMLNMGFLDDVLEIMEQTGSEKRTMLFSATMPPEILRIAKKYMGDYQVIRAESNQLTAPQTDQIYFEVAMSDKFEALCRIIDMESEFYGLVFTRTKVDADAVSQRLMERGYDADTLHGDMSQSLREKILIKFKKKLVTILVATDVAARGIDVHDLTHVINFDLPHDPEAYVHRVGRTGRAGKQGIAITFITPSEYRRLQFISKHARTDIRKARLPKVSDVIDMKKGRIRAELQEIMTTEPELEFMGMAQELLDQSKPRETLAALLQYMFQEELDASNYKEIGDAFVVDKTGKSRLFVTQGRKDGLTPKRLLTFLGDKCNIPPKKIWDIQIMETFAFVSLPFHDAERVLAMFNKGKGTELAFTKAKARPSAPAPRR
- a CDS encoding TrmO family methyltransferase domain-containing protein, whose product is MNPRVIGTVRSHLVSRDQCPKYGDTSMPPVWIELAPDFEPAATDLQVGDAILVLTWMHKGDQAVLRCHPQGNRKLPMRGIFSTRSPDRPTPIGLHAVRILGREGLRLKVHPLEVIDGTPVIDIKPDNATLQGTAEFSSLVNPDTGQAILSAARDGWLRGLFAGFNGNVSMRQGERVVITATGSAKGHLGPRDLAVVDLATGTPLTSVRASSELAVHLEVYRNQPLARAIVHTHPPKLLALSLRGEGPLLDLPLFEGRVFADKLTRVPAHRPGTPELGQAVGVASRDFEAVFMDNHGLVCRGETMTQALGLSEELESLAGIAMRR
- a CDS encoding universal stress protein; this translates as MNRFSTSLLGEAKTLLLATDGSIFSDGALQEAIFFGQACGARLIVLHVVKIDVESLKSANARVTRAQQEIAPYMEDIRKMARDSGVECETVVVGSSVPEHAIVEQARMREADVIIMGRHGRAGRLYLMVGSMTSKVIGLGFPMVLMLPKDFTMTGSHVLVAVDDSPNSRLAVEEALSLGLCCVTLERLTFVAVARRESGLPEAEKMVEDICARGREKWPRIHFEAVAGVGHASNVIVRAAEERNVDMIMIGGMVSGPLPKMFGGRVTKEVCGWAHCAVLVVTA
- a CDS encoding SulP family inorganic anion transporter yields the protein MSVRLLRFFPFLAWFPFSALVVRADLMAGITGALVLVPKAMAYAQLSGLPLYFGLYTAFVPAIIGALWGSSRQLATGPVAIVSLMTAAAVTPLAVSNTPEYIGFALLLTLLVGLVQFLLGVIKLGTIVNFVSHPVILGFMNAAAIIIGLSQLDLLLGIPKGRSDFFLGDVWEMLRLLPQTHLPTLGMTFFGLALILVIKRIPPLSKASVLVAVVITIVVSAAIGYDQRGTAVLDDLATPRARDLVIQYEENLRRMEHLGGEVAELSARQRRAEKDGSVWMAAGLRHQTELARLDMHSLERRHNELLRGVRQLRFVRPEGEETGRLYLLGDSPEGMQTDDRAWHIKSVDHGVMKLVGGGDVVGPVPAGLPALTIPTLSLDAVMQLLPSALIIALVAFMESISMAKALASKARQHVDPNQELIGQGLANIGGSFFQAYPACGSFTGSAINMQAGAKTGLAMVFNGVFVAVTLLFFTPLLHHLPKAVLAVIIVMAVTSLITPHAFMHTWKANRGDGVVALVTFAVTLLAAPHLDKGIMTGAALSIGLYLYRTMAPRVAVLGRYADGTLRDVSVHKALATSTLVTVMRFDGSLYFANVTYFEDMVLGAVAEHKDAKFLLVVGDAINSMDSSGEEMLQNLVGQLRETGVQIVFSGLKKQVLDVMRATGLYERIGDENIFATECQALKAIFARLGQEVEDDALFAHVKVMVC